A stretch of the Ostrea edulis chromosome 9, xbOstEdul1.1, whole genome shotgun sequence genome encodes the following:
- the LOC125657750 gene encoding uncharacterized protein LOC125657750, translated as MENKLLSCIILDQDAFYDVRMLAADKRQQDWISEHLEELSTASRAEVLYNRETVVCSNKKQEIAKKLWISDIVMLGSSHDGLYLERPLPLIREDRTYVNKTDIDVVFEFTGVIVTENQSQDDGHGSFLKLENTFPGYVKMRVINRTRTRDSKEYLLPMVLKEKLETAIDNAGLYVVMQGYKRNGPALAGASEDELGIHILDYVLCMSMSSWPSVATEFLSRPRASGWPSSELIQKATKGGCGFVPVGHPFSFEAHLEWRISFAITERILLLSLTTTQIRAYVFFKAICKLNLFDEHKPCLTSYMLKNVFFWVLENLPLKTWTPDNLFQCIHKLVKRLETFLEDECLPNYFIPQRNMIQHIKVQVILDVRQKLAIMKGDILGVIVRHTDRREIFSVIDLNYSILCTKLSGTDHENLSLLLSDVYFIVYLTLRLQSLRYLSNLSIPTVMYIKQQRKCSMFQVVPACAARYLINAITHSYNLAFPLLKCKEKNSLTLDISCLRTRAVAFIGTEIYKGKLKRVIDEVEYALEKKVMELSEFSELVHWVNLTCGWCNAPFLIDGESKWDMYGID; from the coding sequence ATGGAGAACAAATTACTAAGCTGCATTATACTTGACCAAGATGCTTTTTATGACGTCAGAATGCTAGCGGCTGACAAGAGGCAGCAGGATTGGATTAGTGAACATTTGGAGGAACTGTCCACAGCGTCCCGTGCAGAAGTTCTATACAACCGCGAAACCGTCGTCTGCTCCAACAAAAAGCAGGAGATCGCCAAGAAATTGTGGATTTCGGACATCGTTATGTTGGGGAGTTCCCATGACGGACTGTATCTAGAACGACCACTTCCGCTGATTAGGGAGGACAGGACTTATGTTAACAAAACTGATATAGACGTAGTCTTTGAATTCACAGGGGTCATTGTTACAGAAAATCAAAGTCAGGATGATGGGCATGGATCTTTCTTAAAGTTGGAGAACACATTTCCCGGTTACGTCAAAATGCGCGTGATAAATCGCACAAGAACAAGAGATTCCAAAGAATACCTTTTGCCAATGGTGTTGAAAGAAAAACTCGAAACTGCCATAGATAACGCAGGATTATACGTTGTCATGCAGGGATACAAGCGCAATGGTCCAGCACTCGCCGGTGCATCAGAAGACGAGCTCGGGATACATATCCTGGATTACGTCTTGTGTATGTCGATGTCTTCATGGCCGTCCGTGGCCACAGAGTTCCTGTCACGTCCGAGGGCTTCCGGATGGCCGTCATCTGAACTGATCCAGAAAGCAACAAAAGGGGGTTGTGGATTCGTACCAGTAGGGCATCCTTTCAGTTTCGAAGCTCATTTAGAATGGCGAATCTCTTTTGCAATAACTGAGAGAATCCTGCTCCTGAGCCTCACCACTACACAGATAAGGGCGTATGTTTTCTTCAAGGCTATCTGCAAACTAAACTTATTTGACGAGCATAAACCATGTTTAACATCGTACATGTTGAAAAACGTTTTCTTTTGGGTCTTAGAAAACCTTCCACTAAAAACATGGACGCCAGACAACTTATTCCAATGCATACACAAACTTGTTAAAAGACTGGAGACCTTCCTAGAAGACGAATGTTTACCAAATTATTTCATTCCACAGAGAAACATGATTCAACACATAAAAGTACAGGTGATTTTAGACGTAAGACAGAAACTCGCTATCATGAAAGGAGACATCTTGGGAGTCATTGTTCGCCACACTGATAGGAGAGAGATTTTCTCCGTAATCGATTTAAATTACTCCATCCTGTGTACCAAACTTTCTGGTACAGATCATGAAAACTTATCGCTTTTATTGTcggatgtttatttcattgtgtACCTGACACTACGTCTCCAGTCACTCAGGTACTTATCAAATCTAAGCATCCCCACTGTAATGTACATCAAACAACAGAGAAAATGTAGCATGTTCCAAGTCGTTCCAGCCTGCGCCGCACGCTACCTCATAAACGCCATCACACACTCCTATAATCTAGCTTTTCCTCTTTTGAAGTGTAAAGAGAAGAATTCACTAACCTTAGACATCTCTTGTTTGCGAACACGAGCTGTAGCGTTCATAGGGACGGAAATATATAAAGGAAAGCTTAAAAGAGTAATCGATGAAGTGGAGTATGCCCTCGAAAAGAAAGTAATGGAACTTTCGGAATTCTCCGAGTTGGTACACTGGGTTAATTTAACGTGCGGATGGTGTaatgctccgtttcttattgaTGGTGAGAGCAAATGGGATATGTACGGTATAGACTAG